The Candidatus Polarisedimenticolaceae bacterium genome window below encodes:
- a CDS encoding glycosyltransferase family 9 protein codes for MGLPLKVSVLQQADRIIFAPVCLVLTAVRRLTGGADASATPDPKSILFVKLAEQGSTVLAAGAIRRAVERVGRQNVYFVVFEENRFILDLMGLVPAENVITVPTQSTLGMARGALGALRLLRRRRIDAAVDLEFFARFSAVFTFLSGAKWRVGLHPYFGEGPYRGDLMTHRVIYNPHLHTSQMFGVLVEALRVAADKLPTFDVRIPPFRHAEPTFFPDADEQSRVRALLPAGSARLVLLNPNAGDMLPLRRWPEDRYAALAAGIVEALPDATVVMTGTAEEAGAARALVERVGSPRCLSLAGRTTLRELLVLYTIADVLVSNDSGPAHFAALTPIDVITLFGPETPALFATLSPHSVAISAGIACSPCINALNNRQSACRDNRCMQAIGVDEVLAEVVTRFRARASR; via the coding sequence ATGGGACTTCCGCTCAAGGTTTCAGTTCTTCAACAAGCCGATCGCATCATTTTTGCGCCGGTCTGTCTCGTCCTGACCGCCGTCCGGAGGCTCACCGGCGGGGCCGACGCTTCCGCGACTCCCGACCCGAAGAGCATCCTCTTCGTCAAGCTCGCCGAGCAGGGGTCGACCGTGCTCGCCGCCGGTGCGATCCGGCGAGCCGTCGAGCGGGTCGGCCGCCAGAACGTCTACTTCGTCGTCTTCGAGGAGAACCGCTTCATCCTCGATCTCATGGGGCTCGTCCCCGCCGAGAACGTGATCACGGTGCCGACGCAGTCGACCCTCGGCATGGCGCGGGGCGCGCTCGGGGCGCTCCGGCTCCTGCGCCGTCGGCGCATCGACGCGGCGGTCGATCTCGAGTTCTTCGCCCGCTTCTCGGCGGTGTTCACCTTCCTGAGCGGAGCCAAGTGGCGGGTGGGCCTCCATCCGTACTTCGGCGAGGGTCCGTATCGCGGCGACCTCATGACCCATCGCGTCATCTACAACCCGCACCTCCACACGAGCCAGATGTTCGGCGTGCTCGTCGAGGCGCTCCGGGTCGCGGCCGACAAGCTGCCGACCTTCGACGTGAGGATCCCGCCGTTCCGCCACGCCGAGCCGACGTTCTTTCCTGACGCCGACGAGCAATCGCGCGTGCGCGCCCTGTTGCCCGCCGGCTCCGCGAGGCTCGTCCTCTTGAACCCGAACGCCGGCGACATGCTGCCACTGCGCCGCTGGCCCGAAGACCGGTACGCCGCGCTCGCCGCGGGGATCGTCGAGGCGCTCCCCGACGCGACCGTCGTGATGACCGGCACGGCGGAGGAGGCCGGAGCGGCGCGGGCGCTCGTCGAGCGCGTCGGCTCGCCGCGCTGCCTGTCGCTCGCCGGGCGGACGACGTTGCGCGAGCTGCTCGTCCTCTACACGATCGCCGACGTCCTCGTCTCGAACGACAGCGGGCCCGCGCATTTCGCGGCACTGACGCCGATCGACGTGATCACGCTCTTCGGTCCCGAGACGCCGGCGCTCTTCGCGACCCTCTCACCCCACAGCGTCGCGATCTCCGCGGGGATCGCGTGCAGCCCGTGCATCAACGCGCTCAACAACCGTCAGTCGGCCTGCCGCGACAACCGGTGCATGCAGGCGATCGGCGTCGACGAGGTGCTTGCCGAGGTCGTGACGCGCTTCAGGGCGCGGGCGAGCCGATGA
- a CDS encoding class I SAM-dependent methyltransferase codes for MSVWPKVLPPLDPATRRIHDEFMHDWLEALPRRYGFADRFNHRYPASRSGGFTTTLEIGAGTGEHLRWENLSEAQKEGYVALDLRENVAARFRERHPGVRVVVGDCQTRLAFDDASFDRILAIHVFEHLPDLPRAIDEAHRLLAKPAGRLHVVIPCEGGLAYTLARRISAQRQFERRYRLPYRQFIEREHLSRPGEVVRELERRFTVVHRAFFPMKLPAIFCNLFIGLTLAPR; via the coding sequence ATGAGCGTCTGGCCGAAGGTGCTGCCGCCGCTCGATCCGGCGACGCGCCGCATCCACGACGAGTTCATGCACGACTGGCTCGAGGCGCTACCTCGGCGCTACGGGTTCGCCGACCGGTTCAACCACCGCTACCCGGCCTCGAGGAGCGGCGGCTTCACGACGACGCTCGAGATCGGCGCGGGCACCGGCGAGCACCTGAGATGGGAGAACCTTTCCGAGGCACAGAAGGAGGGTTACGTCGCCCTCGACCTGCGTGAGAACGTCGCGGCGCGATTCCGCGAGCGCCACCCCGGCGTCCGCGTCGTCGTCGGCGATTGCCAGACCCGGCTCGCGTTCGACGACGCCTCCTTCGACCGGATCCTCGCCATCCACGTCTTCGAGCACCTTCCCGATCTGCCGCGCGCGATCGACGAGGCGCACCGCCTCCTGGCGAAGCCCGCGGGACGCCTTCACGTCGTCATCCCCTGCGAGGGCGGCCTCGCCTACACGCTCGCGCGCCGCATCTCCGCGCAGCGCCAGTTCGAGCGTCGCTATCGCCTGCCGTACCGCCAGTTCATCGAGCGTGAGCACTTGAGCCGCCCCGGCGAGGTGGTGCGCGAGCTCGAGCGGAGGTTCACCGTCGTCCACCGGGCGTTCTTCCCGATGAAGCTGCCGGCGATCTTCTGCAATCTCTTCATCGGCCTCACGCTGGCGCCGCGATGA
- a CDS encoding sigma 54-interacting transcriptional regulator — MGEEGAARFVIHRLLGEGGAGRVWLVGDRKQAGRSLALKELTSSHTPQHEAAFRREFATLAGFHHPGVVEVEEFDVDPASGLPRFTLEYVEGRDFVEAIRHEGRDALVPLTVEALRAIAFLHDFGLIHRDLKPANVLVRQAPKLGSRVVLVDFGLALAEHEPSVEARRAAGTLAYLAPEILSNASPSRRSDLFALGAIVREATGGVAPRAIADWIDAMTAESPRHRPASAAEALARLNEAAGTEHPIETPATRAARLRSGAPAGRDRIVGAIESALDSAAAPHLIWISGEPGSGKTRFLRWIEAGAIRRGALAVRGLPDAAILDRALTTRIVALVDDGRADPDEIRIFADRLLAGPVRLKLTIVAAVRAFSRPLEAPDAFRFDLGSLSEQGLRAMAERATGGAVSDERVAWLAEASLGSPARAEAVLIEGAWERGAEVDPARYAEALDLVGRDRVGRAALRRRQAEALLRSGRHRAAARAAGAALFLASESDRGAILLIQALALVQSGRFRRALAVAEEAARRAEAEGNDARLGGAKRALGIGLARLGREAEAVPVLEEAVTLARGAADLRAEAEALHALAACHSRLGDDRAEAELSRAVVLYAQAAAADPAAALDGQDLRAQVGLAVLHGRARRYDEAARLLASVRREAASRGNPGLQEIALSKSALNAIDLGRLDRAIDWAEQAADLAGHLGDRNLVLVSRMALADAQIRCGRAGEAAAGLREALAGPQGEVEPENADYARMLLADAWGEAGGGDESAIAALLASSLERCRARGKGRALLMGLVIEMERRARLDAHEPFEPARAEYDRLAAKADEVEPEIRIRAALAAGEHALVRGDLKTALGEAESARRIAKEVVWPAFQARGCALAGRALDRQGKFELADATASEGRALLHGVALRIENTHVRRDFLDRPVYAALRDEARVERGQARLRTLYDMIRVLNSERDPESLLETILDLALGAVEATRGMIFLREDRGGPAQGTFAVHLARNLEDETRLDAEEYSRHIVEAAGMGRPILAIDAGTDERFRELKSVSLYRIRSLMCVPLRSRGRVIGTVYLDSRVDGRLFTQDDLRFVEALADQAAIAIENTRLRARLERENRRLAAAAEATSNFGYLVGRSPAMRAVYSLIEKVADTQLPVLIRGESGTGKELVARAIHARSPRRRQPFLGENCAAIPEALLESELFGHVRGAFTGADRPKPGLFEQADGGTLFLDEVGDMSPAMQVRLLRVVEEGVIRPVGGEKTLEVDVRLITATHRDLGDAIRNGTFRQDLLYRLQVLTVELPALRDRPGDIPVLVAHVLERIAAERKRPPLVVDDEAFSLFERYHWPGNVRELQNALQRLALLAGDREISAALIASDPVMKRALMPSTDGRPSAYSLVSGEKSHILQAIQAANGNRSEAAKLLGVSRATLYRKIGKHRL; from the coding sequence ATGGGCGAAGAGGGAGCTGCACGATTCGTCATCCACCGCCTGTTGGGCGAGGGGGGCGCGGGACGAGTGTGGCTCGTCGGCGATCGCAAGCAGGCAGGACGCAGTCTCGCGCTCAAGGAGCTGACCTCTTCCCACACGCCGCAGCACGAGGCGGCGTTCCGCCGCGAGTTCGCCACGCTCGCGGGGTTCCATCATCCCGGTGTTGTCGAGGTCGAAGAGTTCGACGTCGATCCCGCAAGCGGCCTCCCGCGCTTCACGCTCGAGTACGTCGAAGGGCGGGACTTCGTCGAGGCGATCCGGCACGAAGGGCGCGACGCCCTCGTCCCGCTCACGGTCGAGGCGCTCCGCGCGATCGCGTTCCTCCACGACTTCGGCCTCATCCATCGGGACTTGAAGCCGGCGAACGTGCTCGTGCGTCAGGCTCCCAAGCTCGGCAGCCGTGTCGTCCTCGTCGATTTCGGTCTCGCGCTCGCCGAGCACGAGCCGTCGGTCGAGGCGCGCCGCGCCGCGGGAACGCTCGCCTACCTCGCCCCCGAGATCCTGTCGAACGCGTCGCCGAGCCGGCGGTCGGACCTCTTCGCGCTCGGCGCGATCGTGCGCGAGGCGACCGGAGGCGTTGCGCCGCGCGCGATCGCCGACTGGATCGACGCGATGACCGCCGAGTCGCCGCGGCATCGACCGGCGAGCGCCGCCGAGGCGCTCGCGCGCCTGAACGAAGCGGCCGGCACCGAGCATCCGATCGAGACCCCCGCGACGCGCGCCGCCCGGCTGCGGTCCGGCGCCCCCGCCGGGCGCGACCGGATCGTCGGCGCGATCGAGTCGGCGCTCGACTCGGCCGCGGCGCCGCATCTCATCTGGATCTCCGGTGAGCCGGGATCGGGGAAGACGCGCTTCCTCCGATGGATCGAGGCCGGCGCGATCCGCCGCGGCGCTCTCGCGGTGCGCGGCCTGCCCGACGCGGCGATCCTCGATCGCGCGCTCACGACCCGGATTGTCGCGCTCGTCGACGACGGGCGCGCCGACCCTGATGAGATACGCATCTTCGCGGATCGCCTGCTCGCCGGGCCGGTCCGCTTGAAGCTCACGATCGTGGCGGCGGTGCGCGCCTTCAGCCGACCTCTCGAAGCACCGGACGCGTTCCGATTCGATCTCGGATCCCTCTCCGAGCAGGGCCTCCGCGCGATGGCGGAGCGTGCGACCGGCGGCGCCGTCTCGGACGAGCGGGTGGCCTGGCTCGCCGAAGCGTCGCTGGGCTCGCCGGCGCGCGCCGAGGCGGTCCTCATCGAAGGGGCGTGGGAGCGCGGCGCGGAGGTGGATCCGGCGCGCTACGCAGAGGCGCTCGATCTCGTCGGCCGCGATCGTGTCGGGCGAGCGGCCCTGAGGCGGCGCCAGGCCGAGGCGCTCCTGCGCTCGGGCCGGCACCGCGCGGCGGCGCGCGCGGCGGGAGCGGCGCTGTTCCTGGCTTCCGAGAGCGATCGCGGCGCGATCCTCCTGATTCAAGCCCTGGCGCTCGTGCAGTCGGGACGTTTCCGCCGCGCGCTCGCGGTCGCCGAGGAGGCGGCGCGCAGGGCGGAGGCCGAGGGCAACGACGCGCGTCTCGGAGGGGCGAAACGCGCGCTCGGGATCGGGCTCGCGCGCCTCGGCCGCGAGGCGGAAGCGGTGCCGGTCTTGGAGGAGGCGGTCACGCTCGCGCGCGGCGCTGCGGACCTCCGCGCGGAGGCCGAGGCGCTCCACGCGCTCGCCGCCTGCCACTCGCGGCTCGGCGATGACCGCGCCGAGGCCGAGCTGTCGCGCGCGGTCGTCCTCTACGCGCAGGCGGCTGCGGCGGATCCCGCGGCCGCCCTCGACGGGCAGGATCTCCGAGCACAGGTCGGTCTCGCAGTGCTCCACGGGCGCGCGCGGCGTTACGACGAGGCCGCGCGCCTCCTCGCCTCCGTGCGGAGGGAAGCGGCCTCGCGCGGGAACCCCGGTCTGCAGGAGATCGCGCTCTCGAAGAGCGCGCTCAACGCGATCGATCTCGGCCGTCTCGACCGGGCGATCGACTGGGCCGAGCAGGCCGCCGACCTCGCCGGTCATCTGGGCGACCGCAACCTCGTCCTCGTCTCGCGGATGGCGCTCGCGGACGCGCAGATCCGTTGCGGGCGGGCGGGCGAGGCCGCGGCGGGCCTGCGCGAGGCGCTCGCGGGGCCGCAGGGCGAAGTCGAGCCCGAGAACGCCGACTACGCGCGGATGCTCCTCGCCGACGCGTGGGGCGAAGCGGGCGGCGGGGACGAGTCGGCGATCGCGGCGCTCCTCGCCTCCTCGCTCGAGCGCTGCCGCGCGCGTGGCAAGGGGCGGGCCCTCCTCATGGGGCTCGTCATCGAGATGGAGCGGCGCGCGCGGCTCGACGCCCACGAGCCGTTCGAGCCGGCACGCGCCGAGTACGACCGTCTCGCCGCGAAGGCCGACGAGGTCGAGCCCGAGATCCGGATCCGCGCGGCGCTCGCCGCCGGCGAGCACGCGCTCGTCCGCGGCGACCTCAAGACCGCGCTCGGGGAGGCGGAGAGCGCGCGGCGGATCGCCAAGGAGGTCGTCTGGCCCGCGTTCCAGGCGCGCGGGTGCGCGCTCGCGGGGCGTGCGCTCGACCGCCAGGGGAAATTCGAGCTGGCCGACGCCACGGCCTCCGAGGGGCGTGCGCTCCTCCACGGCGTCGCTCTGCGTATCGAGAACACGCACGTGCGCCGCGACTTCCTCGATCGTCCCGTCTACGCGGCGCTTCGCGACGAGGCGCGCGTGGAGCGCGGCCAGGCACGCCTCCGCACGCTCTACGACATGATCCGGGTCTTGAACTCCGAGCGCGATCCGGAGTCGCTCCTCGAGACGATCCTCGATCTCGCGCTCGGCGCCGTCGAGGCGACGCGCGGGATGATCTTCCTTCGCGAGGACCGAGGGGGCCCGGCGCAGGGAACCTTCGCCGTCCACCTCGCGCGGAACCTAGAGGACGAGACCAGGCTGGATGCCGAGGAGTACAGCCGGCACATCGTCGAGGCGGCCGGCATGGGCCGGCCGATCCTCGCGATCGACGCCGGCACGGACGAGCGCTTCCGCGAGCTGAAGTCGGTGAGCCTCTACCGCATCCGCTCGCTCATGTGCGTTCCCCTCCGCTCGCGCGGGCGCGTCATCGGTACGGTCTACCTCGACAGTCGCGTCGACGGGCGCCTGTTCACCCAGGACGATCTCCGCTTCGTCGAAGCGCTCGCCGACCAGGCGGCGATCGCGATCGAGAACACGCGCCTCAGGGCGAGGCTCGAGCGCGAGAACCGCCGACTCGCCGCCGCCGCCGAGGCGACGTCGAACTTCGGCTACCTCGTCGGCCGCTCGCCGGCGATGCGCGCGGTCTACAGCCTGATCGAGAAGGTCGCCGACACCCAGCTGCCGGTCCTGATCCGCGGCGAGAGCGGGACCGGCAAGGAGCTGGTCGCCCGCGCGATCCACGCGCGCAGTCCGCGGCGGCGTCAACCGTTCCTCGGCGAGAACTGCGCGGCAATCCCCGAGGCGCTCCTCGAGTCCGAGCTGTTCGGCCACGTCCGCGGCGCCTTCACCGGCGCCGACCGTCCGAAGCCCGGCCTCTTCGAGCAGGCCGACGGCGGCACGCTCTTCCTCGACGAGGTCGGCGACATGTCGCCGGCGATGCAGGTCCGTCTGCTCCGCGTCGTCGAGGAGGGGGTCATCCGCCCGGTGGGCGGCGAGAAGACGCTCGAGGTCGACGTGCGCCTCATCACGGCGACCCACCGCGATCTCGGCGACGCGATCCGGAACGGGACGTTCCGCCAGGACCTGCTCTATCGTCTCCAAGTTCTCACGGTCGAGCTGCCGGCCCTCCGCGACCGGCCCGGCGACATCCCGGTCCTGGTCGCGCACGTGCTCGAGCGCATCGCCGCCGAGCGCAAGCGCCCGCCGCTCGTCGTCGACGACGAAGCGTTCTCGCTCTTCGAGCGGTACCACTGGCCCGGCAACGTCCGCGAGCTTCAGAACGCGCTCCAGCGCCTGGCGCTTCTGGCGGGCGACCGCGAGATCTCCGCGGCGCTCATCGCGTCGGACCCCGTCATGAAGCGCGCGCTCATGCCGTCGACCGACGGGAGGCCGAGCGCCTATTCGCTCGTCTCGGGCGAGAAGAGCCACATCCTCCAGGCGATCCAGGCCGCGAACGGGAACCGGAGCGAGGCCGCCAAGCTGCTCGGGGTCTCCCGCGCGACTCTCTATCGAAAGATCGGCAAGCACCGCCTTTAG
- a CDS encoding class I SAM-dependent methyltransferase, giving the protein MPADAILRTYLAKTPVTLALWRTLECRALAAIPMTPPVLDLGCGDGIFGSLLFAPGLDVVGLDASASEIALARRTGTYRGLLTGNIEAIPLADASVATVVSNCVMEHVDHLDRALAEIARVLRPGGTFAFTTPSERFTEFFAYPRLLSRIGLGALGRRWERFRNDYHHHVNLFGPEVWKARLEAAGLEVALQRYLVPERVARHCDLAIASSLPAVAVRAAAGRWILPLRPLVLPLLLRIYGPALDETSDTGGGLLHVCRRVNS; this is encoded by the coding sequence TTGCCCGCCGACGCGATCCTGCGCACGTATCTCGCGAAGACGCCGGTGACCCTCGCTCTCTGGCGGACGCTCGAATGCCGCGCGCTCGCCGCGATCCCCATGACGCCGCCGGTCCTCGACCTCGGCTGCGGCGACGGAATCTTCGGCTCGCTGCTCTTCGCGCCGGGCCTCGACGTCGTCGGCCTCGACGCGTCGGCGTCCGAGATCGCCCTCGCGCGACGCACCGGCACCTACCGCGGCCTCCTCACCGGGAACATCGAGGCGATCCCGCTGGCGGACGCGAGCGTCGCCACCGTGGTCTCGAACTGCGTCATGGAGCACGTCGATCATCTCGACCGCGCGCTCGCCGAGATCGCGCGCGTCCTGCGCCCCGGCGGCACGTTCGCCTTCACGACGCCGTCGGAGCGCTTCACCGAGTTCTTCGCCTACCCGCGCCTCCTGTCGCGCATCGGCCTCGGCGCCCTCGGCCGCCGGTGGGAGCGGTTCCGCAACGACTACCACCATCACGTCAATCTGTTCGGCCCCGAGGTGTGGAAAGCACGGCTCGAGGCGGCCGGCCTCGAGGTCGCCCTGCAGCGCTACCTCGTGCCGGAGCGGGTCGCGCGCCACTGCGATCTCGCGATCGCCAGCTCGCTTCCCGCCGTCGCGGTCCGAGCCGCCGCGGGACGATGGATCCTCCCGCTGCGCCCGCTCGTCCTTCCTCTGCTCCTCCGGATCTACGGCCCCGCTCTCGATGAGACGAGCGACACCGGCGGCGGATTGCTTCACGTTTGTCGAAGAGTTAACAGTTAA